A single Bacteroidota bacterium DNA region contains:
- the tatC gene encoding twin-arginine translocase subunit TatC, giving the protein MAKNNEMSFLGHLEVLRWHLVRAFAAIFIFTIIAFVSKDIIFDDIIFGPKQPDFFTYRMLCNLSKFFGMDGAGMCMDEMPFVVQNRTMAGQFTSHLWVSFIAGFIIAFPYIMWEMWRFLKPGLTIKERSYTNGVVFVSTVLFMLGILFGYYLIAPLSINFLGGYRVSDEILNEIDLSSYISTVSTVTLSSGVVFELPIIVYFLAKIDLLTPDMMRSYRRHSFVGVLVLSAIITPPDISSQILVSIPIMILYELSIYIAAFVVKQNKKKEIE; this is encoded by the coding sequence ATGGCAAAGAACAACGAGATGTCATTTTTAGGACATTTAGAAGTATTAAGATGGCACTTGGTTAGAGCCTTCGCGGCAATATTCATATTTACAATAATAGCTTTTGTTTCGAAAGATATAATATTTGACGATATAATTTTTGGGCCAAAGCAACCGGATTTCTTTACTTATAGAATGTTGTGTAATTTATCGAAGTTCTTTGGTATGGATGGCGCGGGAATGTGCATGGACGAGATGCCGTTTGTTGTTCAGAACCGTACAATGGCAGGACAATTTACATCGCATTTATGGGTTTCATTTATTGCCGGATTTATCATAGCCTTTCCATATATCATGTGGGAAATGTGGCGTTTTTTAAAACCGGGATTAACAATAAAAGAACGTAGCTATACCAATGGTGTAGTTTTTGTGAGTACTGTGTTATTTATGTTAGGAATATTGTTCGGCTATTATCTGATTGCACCATTGTCGATAAATTTTTTGGGAGGCTACAGAGTAAGTGATGAAATTTTGAACGAAATAGATTTATCATCCTATATCAGTACCGTATCAACAGTAACATTATCATCAGGAGTTGTTTTTGAGTTACCTATAATTGTATATTTTTTAGCTAAAATAGACTTGCTGACTCCTGATATGATGAGAAGTTATCGTCGTCATTCTTTTGTTGGTGTATTGGTATTGTCTGCTATTATTACTCCTCCGGATATTTCAAGTCAGATTTTGGTATCTATACCTATTATGATACTTTATGAGTTATCTATATATATAGCAGCATTTGTTGTAAAACAAAATAAAAAGAAAGAAATAGAGTAA